The genomic stretch CACCCAAGTCTTTGATCAGCTCCAATGCAGAACCAACTGACAGGATTTCAGCCCCATCAATGTCTTCCACATGATCAGCCATTTTTTGCATGTCGCCGTCATATTGAATTTCGTAGCGATAAGCGTACTCCGTCGCTTCTGCTAATTCTTTGACAACGACGCCAAGCGCTTTCAAAGTTTCGTCGACTGCTGCTTTACGCTTCACAATCTCGTCGCCCATTTTTAAGGACTTCGCGAGATCTTCTTGCTCAGCGACCTTAAAGCGCAAAATGAATGTATTTTCTTCTGGCTCACCATAGACCGCGAACCCGGTTGAATCCGGCCCTCGATGTTTTAGCGCCTGCAGCATGTTGGTCATTTCTTGACCAACATTGCTTGACCCTTTTCGGTGGATCAGCCCTGCTATTCCGCACATGGGCACATTTCTCCTGTTGACTAGTTTGCCGGCAGGACAATCCCTGCCGGAATTCTTTAATTATTTTTGGAGTTTGCTTGCTGCTTACGGCAAGCATTCCATATAAGTTTCTTTGTCCCAATCAGTCACAGTGGACATGGAGCGAGCATGTTCGTCTGACTTATATTCATTGTAGAGGCGGTACATTTCGCCCGGCATACCGCGTCTTACGACTTCGCTATGCTCGAGGTGAACCAACGCTTCACCGAGAGACATTGGAAGCTTCTTCACTTCTTTGCCCTCTTTAATAGCTTCGTAAATGTTACGCTCTTCTGGTGCGCCTGGATCAAGATTGTTATCAATGCCATCATCCATGGCAGCCAATAGAGTTGAGCCCATGAGATAAGGGTTCACCATTGAATCGACGGAGCGATACTCAAAACGGCCCGGTGCAGAAACGCGAAGACCTGTCGTGCGGTTTTGGAAACCCCAGTCAGCAAAGACCGGCGCCCAAAAGCCTGTATCCCACAAACGACGGTATGAGTTCACTGTTGAACAACCAATCGCGGTCAACGCTTGCAAGTGATGCACAACGCCGCCGATGGCACGAAGGCCTTCTGCACCTGGCATTTGTGGATCATCATCATCCGGCATGAAGGTGTTCTCGCCACCTTTCACATACATGTAGTTGTCGCGCATGCCTGGCAGATTGTCTGGATCGTTGCCCGTGCGAACAAACTGGTCCTCGCCCCCACGCCATAAAGACATATTATGGTGACAACCAGACGCAGACACGCCCATGAATGGTTTTGTCATAAAGCAAGCAAAGATACCGAACTCACGCGCCACTTGCGCACAAATCTGGCGGTATGTGGTCAAACGGTCCGCATTGCGCAACACGTCATCAAACATCCAGTTGAGTTCCAATTGACCCGGCGCATCTTCGTGATCACCTTGGATCATATCGAGGCCCATTTTGCGGGTGTATTCCATTACCTTCATTGTGACAGGGCGAAGGCTTTCAAACTGGTCAATGTGATAGCAATAAGGTTTGGAGAAACCATCTTCTGGCTTGCCATCCTCGTTGAACTTCAACCACATCATTTCCGGCTCTGTGCCGATGCGTAGCTGTGTGCCATGTTTTTCTTGGAATTTCTCATGAAGGCGGCGAAGGTTTCCGCGACTATCCGATGTTAGATACCCACCTGGATCTTCCTTCTCTTCACGGTTACGGAAGAGCGTACAATAGAACCGACCAATTTTTGGTGCCCACGGTAGCTGCATAAATGTTTCAGGTTCAGGAATGCCAACCAACTCAGCAGCCTCTGGACCATAGCCCATATATTCGCCAGCACGGTTGAGGAACAAGTTCATGGTCGCGCCATAGACGAGCTGGAAGCCCTTTTGAGCGACGCTCTCCCAGTGATCCGCAGGGATGCCCTTACCCATGATTTTGCCGGTGACAGAGACGAATTGCAGATAGAGATACTCGACGCCAAGCTTGTCGATCATCTCACGCACTTCTTTTACTTTTTCGTCGCGACCCTTAGCCTCAACAAACCGCTCTAAATCCGTTGCCATTTATGAACTCTCCCTCCTCAATCCAATAATAACCATTACTATACCAATACCATACCAATTTTGACAATAGGGAAAATGAGACAAGTGCTAAAGACCTAAGCAATACCTCAAAAAATGTGCATTCAATCCACAACTTAGCCTGCCCATTTCCTATGCAAACTTGCAAAATTTAATCACTCGGACTATCTATAGGGTAAGGAAACTCGTTCAACCTCCCCCCCTTCTGGCAATCTAAGCCGCTGATATTAAACAGTTTTCTTATATAAAAACAGAATAAATAGAAGGTAATCAAAGCGATTTCTTATGAACGTTGAGTATTTGGAAAATCGAAACCTACAAGGATCTAGATCTATTGCTGATAAAATTCGGCATGCAATTGGTTCTGGGCGGTTTACGAATGGTGACCAATTACCATCTGAGCGCGAACTATCTGAAATGTATGACGCTTCTCGAACCACAATCAGGAAAGCGCTGGATACGTTAGAGGTAGACGGTATGGTCTCACGCAAAGTGGGAAGCGGAACCTTTGTGACTCATATCGTCGAAGAAAACGATATTGAGAAGGTTGTTGGCGAAATTAGTCCAATCCAACTAATCGACGCCCGTATTGGCTTTGAACGCCAGATGCTTCGCCTCGCGGTTATCCACGCAACTGCCCGCGATATGGAGAATTTGGAAAAAATCCTCGTTTCTCTTGAAGCCAGCGAAACCGACAATGCGCTGTTTACCCAACTTGATTCAGATTTTCACCAGTCTGTCGCTATTGCGTCGGGCAACCCGCTGATTTTGCAGCTCTATAATCAGATCAATGAAGTGCGCACCCATTCGCAATGGCAAGCGGCGCGTAAGTCGGTTCTAACGCCACAAAAAGTACGTGAATATAACGGCCACCATCGCCAAATATTGGATGCGTTAAAAGCACGGGACATCAATGCAGCAATTGACGCGTTAAACCTGCACATGGACCTAGCGCGCCGTGATCTTATTGGCGATTAATCCCCCCCGCCATCATATTTTACTGACCACTACACCGAAAAATCGACATCATGCGTAAGCGAAGGTATACGTCGCCGCGCTTCTTGCACTTTTGCCATGTCGATCTCAGCCATAACAACGCCCTCGCCCTCGCCGCCATCTGCCAGCACAGCGCCCCATGGATCGACAATAAGCGAATGGCCATAACAGGCGCCGCCGCCTTCTATCTCACCGTATTGGCATGGCGCGATAACAAAGGCGCCGTTCTCAATCGCGCGGGCGCGTTGTAATACGTGCCAATGGGCTTCACCGGTTACTTTTGTAAAAGCGGCTGGTGTTGCGAGAATATCTGCGCCCTGTTGAGCCAATGATCGATAAAGCGCACCAAAGCGCAGGTCATAACAGATCGAGAGGCCGATATTGGCAAAGGGCGTTTCGGCTATGACAGTTTGACCGCCTGCTGCAATGGTCGCGGATTCTCGATAGGCTACGCCGTTTAAATTCACATCGAAAAGATGGATTTTATCGTAGGAAACAACCAGCTGCCCATCTGGCCCAATCATGCAAGAACGATTATTGATGCGCCCGTCAGCCGTTAAAACACCAATAGAACCAAGCAACAACCAGCATTCCAACTCTGCTGCCAAGGCGGAAAATGCTGTAAGCACGGGATGGCCTTCTTCCACAAAAGCGGCAGGCATAAACAGGCCGTTCTGCGTTGTCAGACCAGAAAAATATTCAGCCGTTGCAATGAAGGTCGCGCCGTCTTTTGCGGCCTGCCGGATAAGACGTGATGCAACATCAATATTATGATCACCATCGCTCGTTGCGGAGTTTTGAATGCAGGCAGCAATGAATGTCGATGTGGTCAAAACCAATCCCTCCTCGTTTATTCCACCGAGATGGGGATGGGAAAGGTGTTAGCCTATTCCCACTCAATCGTTCCCGGTGGTTTGCTGGTGACATCATACACTATTCGGTTGATGCCCTTCACTTCATTGATGATGCGCGTCGCAGCACGGCTTAGGAAGTTCATATCATAATGATAAAAATCTGCGGTCATACCGTCGACTGACGTGACAGCACGCAATGCGCAAACGAATTCATACGTGCGGCCATCACCCATCACGCCAACAGTCTGGACTGGGAGAAGCACGGCAAAGGCCTGCCAAATTTCATCGTAAAGGCCAGCCTTCTTGATTTCATCAAGATAGATCGCGTCTGCTTGGCGAAGAATGTCGAGCTTGTCGCGCGAGATGCCACCTGGACAACGGATCGCAAGACCTGGCCCTGGGAAAGGATGACGTCCAACGAAATGATCAGGGATACCAAGTTCACGACCAAGATCGCGCACTTCATCTTTGAAGAGTTCGCGCAAAGGCTCCACAAGCTCCATATTCATGCGCTCGGGGAGACCACCAACATTGTGGTGTGATTTGATTGTGACCGATGGGCCGCCAGTAAAGGAGACGCTCTCAATCACATCTGGATAAAGCGTGCCTTGGGCAAGGAAGTCTGCCCCGCCGAGCTTCTTGGCTTCCGCTTCAAACACCTCGATGAACAAGCGGCCAATAGTTTTGCGCTTCGTTTCAGGGTCTGCTTCGCCTTCTAACTGTCCAATGAACAGATCAGCGGCATCCACATGCACAAGCGGAATATTGAAATGACCACGGAAGAGAGAAACAACCTCTTCACCTTCATCCATACGCATAAGGCCGTGATCAACGAAGATGCACGTCAGCTGATCGCCGATCGCTTCATGGATCAATACAGCTGCAACAGCACTGTCTACGCCGCCTGAAAGGCCGCAAATGACCTTCTTGTCGCCCACTTGATCACGGATCGCTTGAACTGCTTGCTCGCGGTAAGCGCCCATAGTCCAGCTGCCTGTGCAACCACACACGCCAAGAACGAAGTTAGACAAGAGCTTCGCGCCATCCAGTGTGTGTACCACTTCAGGGTGGAACATGAGACCGTAGTAATTGATTGCCTCATTGCCGAAAGCCGCAAAAGGCGCGTTTTCGGAAGCGGCCATAACCTCGAAGCCATCAGGCAAAGCATTCACACGGTCGCCGTGGCTCATCCACACTTGGTGTGAACCGCCCTTTTCCCAAACGCCATCAAAAAGCGCGCAGTCTTTTTTAACTGTCACTTCTGCACGACCAAATTCGCGATGATCGGAACTTTCCGCCTCACCGCCCATTTGAACGCAAAGTGTCATTTGACCATAGCAAATGCCAAGAACCGGCAAGCCACTGTCAAAGATCACCTGAGGCGCACGTGGGCTATCAATATCACCAGTGGAGGCTGGACCGCCAGAAAGGATCACGCCCTTTGGTTTTAAGCGGTGAAACCCTGCTTCGGCAGATTGAAAAGGAATGATTTCGCAATAAACGCCTGCTTCACGCACGCGCCGCGCGATCAACTG from Hyphomicrobiales bacterium encodes the following:
- a CDS encoding glutamine synthetase family protein, producing the protein MATDLERFVEAKGRDEKVKEVREMIDKLGVEYLYLQFVSVTGKIMGKGIPADHWESVAQKGFQLVYGATMNLFLNRAGEYMGYGPEAAELVGIPEPETFMQLPWAPKIGRFYCTLFRNREEKEDPGGYLTSDSRGNLRRLHEKFQEKHGTQLRIGTEPEMMWLKFNEDGKPEDGFSKPYCYHIDQFESLRPVTMKVMEYTRKMGLDMIQGDHEDAPGQLELNWMFDDVLRNADRLTTYRQICAQVAREFGIFACFMTKPFMGVSASGCHHNMSLWRGGEDQFVRTGNDPDNLPGMRDNYMYVKGGENTFMPDDDDPQMPGAEGLRAIGGVVHHLQALTAIGCSTVNSYRRLWDTGFWAPVFADWGFQNRTTGLRVSAPGRFEYRSVDSMVNPYLMGSTLLAAMDDGIDNNLDPGAPEERNIYEAIKEGKEVKKLPMSLGEALVHLEHSEVVRRGMPGEMYRLYNEYKSDEHARSMSTVTDWDKETYMECLP
- a CDS encoding FadR/GntR family transcriptional regulator — protein: MNVEYLENRNLQGSRSIADKIRHAIGSGRFTNGDQLPSERELSEMYDASRTTIRKALDTLEVDGMVSRKVGSGTFVTHIVEENDIEKVVGEISPIQLIDARIGFERQMLRLAVIHATARDMENLEKILVSLEASETDNALFTQLDSDFHQSVAIASGNPLILQLYNQINEVRTHSQWQAARKSVLTPQKVREYNGHHRQILDALKARDINAAIDALNLHMDLARRDLIGD
- a CDS encoding carbon-nitrogen hydrolase family protein translates to MTTSTFIAACIQNSATSDGDHNIDVASRLIRQAAKDGATFIATAEYFSGLTTQNGLFMPAAFVEEGHPVLTAFSALAAELECWLLLGSIGVLTADGRINNRSCMIGPDGQLVVSYDKIHLFDVNLNGVAYRESATIAAGGQTVIAETPFANIGLSICYDLRFGALYRSLAQQGADILATPAAFTKVTGEAHWHVLQRARAIENGAFVIAPCQYGEIEGGGACYGHSLIVDPWGAVLADGGEGEGVVMAEIDMAKVQEARRRIPSLTHDVDFSV
- the guaA gene encoding glutamine-hydrolyzing GMP synthase, which codes for MTQTSSPDTILIVDFGSQVTQLIARRVREAGVYCEIIPFQSAEAGFHRLKPKGVILSGGPASTGDIDSPRAPQVIFDSGLPVLGICYGQMTLCVQMGGEAESSDHREFGRAEVTVKKDCALFDGVWEKGGSHQVWMSHGDRVNALPDGFEVMAASENAPFAAFGNEAINYYGLMFHPEVVHTLDGAKLLSNFVLGVCGCTGSWTMGAYREQAVQAIRDQVGDKKVICGLSGGVDSAVAAVLIHEAIGDQLTCIFVDHGLMRMDEGEEVVSLFRGHFNIPLVHVDAADLFIGQLEGEADPETKRKTIGRLFIEVFEAEAKKLGGADFLAQGTLYPDVIESVSFTGGPSVTIKSHHNVGGLPERMNMELVEPLRELFKDEVRDLGRELGIPDHFVGRHPFPGPGLAIRCPGGISRDKLDILRQADAIYLDEIKKAGLYDEIWQAFAVLLPVQTVGVMGDGRTYEFVCALRAVTSVDGMTADFYHYDMNFLSRAATRIINEVKGINRIVYDVTSKPPGTIEWE